In a single window of the Agrobacterium vitis genome:
- a CDS encoding lysophospholipid acyltransferase family protein, giving the protein MIITIRTVFMLALLVAVTLIMLPLQLLGLAFDLKIRRLLPRYWHRIACLVLGIRVRVHGLPEWQRPLMLAVNHCSWTDILVLSSIADVVFIAKMEVSEWPIFGTLAKLQKSIFIRREEKRSSGEQVNDIAARMADGEIVVLFPEGTTSDGNRLLPVKSSLFGAAAMAVPLAPDGVVYVQPVAIAYTGIHGMPMGRFHRPLVSWPGDVTLGPHLAGLLKVAAVDVDVCFGAPVAYTKDSNRKRVSARVEAEIRRMLLSKLIGRTIE; this is encoded by the coding sequence ATGATCATCACCATCCGAACTGTCTTCATGCTGGCGCTGCTTGTCGCCGTCACGCTGATTATGCTGCCGCTGCAATTGCTTGGCCTGGCGTTTGATCTGAAAATACGACGGTTATTGCCGCGCTATTGGCACAGGATTGCCTGTCTGGTTCTTGGTATCCGGGTGCGGGTGCATGGCCTGCCGGAATGGCAAAGACCGTTGATGCTGGCCGTCAATCACTGTTCCTGGACCGATATTCTGGTGCTGAGCTCCATTGCCGATGTGGTGTTCATCGCCAAGATGGAAGTGTCCGAATGGCCGATTTTCGGGACGCTGGCCAAGCTGCAAAAAAGCATTTTCATTCGCCGCGAGGAAAAACGGTCTTCAGGCGAGCAGGTCAATGACATTGCGGCCCGCATGGCGGATGGCGAAATCGTCGTGCTGTTTCCCGAAGGCACGACGTCGGACGGCAATCGGCTGCTGCCGGTCAAGTCCTCGTTGTTTGGTGCTGCCGCCATGGCGGTGCCGCTCGCCCCGGATGGTGTGGTTTATGTGCAGCCGGTTGCCATCGCCTATACGGGCATCCATGGCATGCCGATGGGCCGCTTCCATCGGCCACTGGTCAGTTGGCCGGGCGATGTCACGCTTGGACCGCATCTGGCCGGTCTGCTCAAGGTGGCGGCGGTGGATGTCGATGTGTGCTTCGGTGCACCGGTTGCCTATACGAAGGACAGCAATCGCAAACGGGTGAGCGCCAGGGTGGAAGCGGAGATCCGCCGTATGCTGCTGTCAAAGCTGATAGGCCGGACTATCGAATAG